A single window of Paenibacillus sp. FSL H8-0537 DNA harbors:
- a CDS encoding tetraprenyl-beta-curcumene synthase family protein codes for MHRVYKYVLPEVEAQLGKLRVMAEQIPDRELRTQALSSIASKKFHCQGGGVYAAANLEQRHILIPLIVALQTISDYLDNLCDRSTSLDADDFRLLHQSMLDAVNPAAPLRDYYAHRKERDDGGYLHHLVAVCQHQIALLPSYASVQRDVTELVSLYGDLQVYKHIRHDLREPKLLAWWEKHAQRYPHLQWNEFAAASGSTLGMFMLFLAASGDGLSSPDAAAIKEVYFPHVCGLHIMLDYLIDQAEDQEGGDLNFCNYYDSFHLMAERIGTIVEWAREDVRHLPASRFHRLIIEGLLALYLSDPKVRAQKEVRSVTRKLMKNSPLTRLFFLINSVWIRKQQA; via the coding sequence ATGCATCGCGTATATAAATATGTGCTGCCGGAAGTTGAAGCGCAGCTTGGGAAGCTGCGGGTGATGGCAGAGCAAATTCCTGACAGGGAGCTGCGGACGCAAGCGCTGAGCAGCATAGCGAGCAAGAAATTCCATTGTCAGGGCGGCGGCGTGTATGCAGCGGCTAACTTGGAACAGCGGCATATTCTGATACCGCTTATTGTTGCGCTGCAAACGATTAGCGACTACCTGGACAATTTGTGCGATCGCAGCACTTCTCTTGATGCGGATGATTTCCGCCTATTGCACCAGTCCATGCTTGATGCGGTTAATCCGGCAGCGCCGCTCCGGGATTATTATGCCCACCGGAAGGAGCGGGACGACGGTGGATATTTGCACCACCTCGTTGCCGTGTGCCAGCACCAAATAGCGCTGCTTCCTTCCTATGCCAGCGTTCAGCGTGATGTAACCGAGCTGGTCAGCCTATATGGCGATTTGCAGGTGTACAAGCACATTCGCCATGACTTGCGTGAGCCGAAGCTGCTCGCTTGGTGGGAGAAGCATGCACAGCGCTACCCGCACTTGCAATGGAATGAATTCGCAGCTGCCAGCGGATCGACGCTCGGCATGTTTATGCTATTTTTAGCGGCCAGCGGTGATGGTCTGTCTTCGCCGGATGCGGCGGCGATTAAAGAAGTTTATTTCCCCCACGTATGCGGCCTGCATATCATGCTTGATTATTTGATTGATCAGGCGGAGGATCAGGAAGGTGGAGATTTGAATTTCTGCAATTATTACGACAGCTTCCATTTGATGGCGGAACGGATCGGTACAATAGTGGAGTGGGCAAGGGAGGATGTGCGGCATTTGCCGGCTTCCCGGTTTCATCGCCTTATCATTGAAGGGCTGCTTGCCCTGTATTTATCCGATCCGAAGGTGCGTGCGCAGAAAGAAGTGCGCAGCGTAACGCGCAAGCTGATGAAGAACAGTCCGCTTACCCGCCTGTTTTTCCTGATTAACAGCGTGTGGATCAGGAAACAGCAGGCTTAG
- a CDS encoding MFS transporter: MTQLGLDKAKPNTSQETLRLRAFSFSAYSTQALLVSYLPLYFLARGYSEHQIGIIYATGPFISVFANLLLGWASDRFQTIKKLFVFLLFGQLVMISLLFPIQDFTIICLVMTIFYFFQTPINPLNDSLILLSSQYTGVPYALIRIFGSLGFAISAYLFGILLKEMGSNWTLPLAVCTITITLALSFLLRDYRGSARKVDFSGFFKLLGKREVVSFFVLILIVSIAHRMYEGFLAVTLHQMGASDSLIGLAWTLSACSEIPVLYLLGKYGHKFKELPLLFIACVLYALRMWLIGHLSSPYLVVATQLMHSITFGIYFSTALRYISQIIPDEFRASGQAVYAVVWTGLAGLLSGTIGGYVYESFGRTVFFNLGTTLALIAAAGFIYKHYTRRSA, translated from the coding sequence ATGACACAACTTGGCCTTGACAAGGCGAAGCCTAACACATCCCAAGAAACGCTGCGCCTCCGCGCCTTCAGCTTTTCTGCCTACTCAACACAGGCACTGCTCGTCTCCTACCTGCCATTATACTTTCTGGCGCGAGGCTACTCCGAGCATCAAATCGGCATTATATATGCAACTGGGCCCTTCATATCTGTCTTTGCGAATTTACTGCTAGGCTGGGCAAGCGACCGGTTTCAGACGATAAAAAAATTGTTTGTATTTTTATTATTCGGGCAGCTAGTCATGATCTCGCTGCTGTTCCCCATTCAAGATTTTACGATAATCTGTCTGGTGATGACGATCTTTTATTTTTTTCAGACGCCTATTAACCCTTTGAATGACAGCTTGATTTTATTATCCAGTCAATATACAGGTGTTCCTTATGCGCTCATTCGCATTTTCGGCTCGCTCGGGTTTGCCATATCGGCCTACTTGTTCGGCATTTTATTGAAGGAGATGGGCTCCAATTGGACGCTGCCGCTCGCAGTCTGTACGATAACGATAACGCTAGCGCTCTCCTTTCTGCTGCGTGATTATCGCGGGAGTGCCCGCAAAGTGGATTTCAGCGGTTTTTTCAAGCTGCTGGGCAAAAGAGAGGTCGTTTCCTTTTTCGTCCTCATTTTGATCGTATCGATCGCGCATCGCATGTATGAAGGCTTTCTTGCTGTAACGCTGCATCAAATGGGAGCTAGCGATTCACTTATTGGCCTCGCCTGGACACTTTCGGCCTGCAGCGAAATTCCCGTGCTGTATCTGCTTGGAAAGTACGGCCATAAATTCAAGGAGCTTCCGCTGCTGTTTATTGCATGCGTATTATATGCCCTGCGAATGTGGCTCATTGGACATTTGAGCAGCCCTTATCTCGTCGTGGCGACACAGCTCATGCACAGCATTACATTCGGCATCTATTTCTCGACTGCTTTGCGTTATATTTCGCAGATCATTCCCGATGAATTTCGTGCATCTGGCCAAGCGGTATATGCCGTTGTATGGACAGGCCTTGCCGGTCTGCTCAGTGGAACCATTGGCGGCTATGTATATGAAAGCTTTGGACGCACCGTCTTCTTTAACTTAGGTACTACGCTTGCTTTAATTGCAGCCGCAGGTTTTATTTACAAACATTATACGAGGCGCAGCGCTTGA
- a CDS encoding YebC/PmpR family DNA-binding transcriptional regulator has product MKFKLFKDRKGKADQAKNNKFVKLSREIYVQARKGGANPEANFGLKTAIANARAEQMPNDNVERAIKKATGGDAVDYEEIMYEGYGPGGVAIMVRCLTDNRNRTAADVRSSFNKRGGNMGESGCVAYMFDHKGLLVVDREDLEIDEDSMMMVTLEAGAEDLVVNDDSFEILTHPHEFEQVKGALEAEGYTFVSAGVRWLPQNMVAVEGENADKLSKMMDSFDDNDDVQDVYTNFELED; this is encoded by the coding sequence ATGAAGTTTAAATTGTTTAAGGATCGCAAAGGGAAGGCCGATCAGGCTAAAAATAATAAGTTTGTAAAGCTGTCGCGTGAGATTTATGTGCAGGCACGTAAAGGCGGAGCGAATCCCGAAGCGAATTTTGGCCTGAAGACGGCCATTGCCAATGCACGTGCGGAGCAAATGCCCAATGATAACGTTGAGCGGGCAATCAAGAAGGCGACGGGCGGCGACGCAGTCGATTATGAAGAAATTATGTATGAAGGTTACGGCCCAGGAGGCGTAGCGATTATGGTTCGTTGTTTGACGGATAATCGCAATCGTACGGCGGCTGATGTACGTTCGTCTTTTAATAAGCGTGGCGGCAATATGGGAGAAAGCGGCTGTGTAGCCTATATGTTTGATCATAAAGGCTTGCTTGTTGTAGACCGTGAGGATTTAGAAATTGATGAGGACTCCATGATGATGGTGACGCTGGAAGCTGGAGCAGAGGATCTTGTCGTAAACGACGACAGCTTCGAGATTTTGACGCATCCGCATGAGTTCGAGCAAGTGAAAGGCGCACTTGAAGCGGAAGGCTATACGTTCGTGAGCGCAGGTGTACGCTGGCTGCCGCAAAACATGGTTGCCGTAGAAGGTGAAAATGCGGACAAGCTGTCCAAAATGATGGACTCCTTCGACGATAATGACGATGTACAGGACGTGTATACAAACTTCGAGCTTGAGGACTAA
- a CDS encoding cold shock domain-containing protein → MKGTVKWFNAEKGYGFISVEGGEDVFVHFSAIQSEGFKSLDEGQEVEFDITEGNRGAQAANVVKL, encoded by the coding sequence TTGAAAGGAACAGTTAAATGGTTTAACGCAGAGAAAGGCTATGGCTTTATCTCAGTAGAAGGCGGCGAGGATGTATTTGTTCATTTCTCCGCTATCCAAAGCGAAGGCTTTAAATCGCTTGACGAAGGCCAAGAGGTAGAGTTCGACATCACTGAAGGCAATCGCGGTGCACAAGCGGCTAACGTCGTTAAGTTATAA
- a CDS encoding methyltransferase domain-containing protein, producing MKQLKYEQVGVAITCRGFDEYVHMFGLEADDLGAGPLLDIAAGGASFTAEACARGYDAHAVDPRYAGDVESWIAQSAEEIEVSTNKLIALQEAFDWSYYKDAANHRAGRERSLELFASHLRSVAGKAHYRFGQLPELPFEQGTFSLVLCSHFLFLYAEQFDFNFHKQAVLEMMRLCKPGGQVRIYPLLSLSWKAYPHMEELLKAVAERGGQAELMPAKLPFIPGSDYFLKIRV from the coding sequence ATGAAGCAATTGAAGTATGAGCAGGTAGGCGTTGCCATCACCTGCCGGGGTTTTGATGAGTATGTACACATGTTCGGATTAGAAGCAGACGATTTGGGTGCGGGGCCTCTACTCGACATTGCTGCTGGAGGCGCTTCATTTACCGCTGAGGCATGTGCCCGAGGGTATGATGCCCATGCTGTTGATCCACGTTATGCCGGAGATGTGGAGTCGTGGATTGCACAATCTGCAGAAGAAATTGAAGTTTCCACAAACAAGCTGATCGCTTTGCAGGAGGCATTCGACTGGAGCTATTATAAGGACGCTGCGAATCATCGCGCGGGAAGAGAGCGTTCTCTTGAGCTGTTTGCAAGTCATTTGCGATCTGTTGCTGGGAAAGCCCATTATCGTTTTGGGCAGCTGCCGGAGCTCCCTTTTGAACAAGGAACCTTCTCGCTTGTGTTATGCAGCCATTTTTTGTTTTTGTATGCGGAGCAGTTTGATTTCAATTTCCATAAGCAGGCTGTTTTGGAAATGATGCGACTGTGCAAGCCGGGCGGACAGGTGCGGATTTACCCGCTGTTGTCGCTAAGCTGGAAGGCTTACCCGCACATGGAGGAGCTGCTAAAGGCTGTCGCAGAGCGGGGCGGTCAAGCTGAGCTTATGCCAGCAAAGCTTCCTTTTATTCCTGGATCAGATTATTTTTTGAAAATAAGGGTTTAA
- the pepF gene encoding oligoendopeptidase F, translating to MNHVPKRSETKVEARWKLEDLFADQAAWDKEFAAAKSLIGKISAFQGTLADPAQLKACFEQEDELSLHVERLYVYANMKHHEDTAEPTYQALSDKSKKLSVETGEALSFITPEVLSLSDEALDQLIANPELAAFRHTLEEMRRQKAHVLSKNEEALLAQVGNMSSAPGTIFNLLNNADLKFPKVKDENGEEVELTQGRYIQFLESKNREVRKEAFQAMYNTYGKLKNTIGATLNANVTKNIFYSRARKHDSVLAMSLYGDNIPETVYTNLVDTIHKHLPLMHRYMNLRKKLLGVDKLHMYDLFAPLVEEFDMNITYEDAKKTVKESLKPLGDDYLNVLQHGFDDGWIDVYENEGKRSGAYSWGAFGTHPYVLLNHKDNLNSMFTLTHEMGHALHSYYSDTTQNYRDAQYTIFLAEVASTLNEALLMDYLLDKSTDPKEKMYLLTYYADQFRTTVFRQTMFAEFEKIIHERSEQGESLTPQDLSKIYYDLNVQYYGDDMAVDEDIAMEWARIPHFYNSFYVYKYATGFSAATSFSKQILEEGAPAVERYLGFLKSGGSDFSINILKKAGVDMSSPEPIEQAMSVFESLIGQMEELTK from the coding sequence ATGAATCACGTACCTAAGCGTTCCGAAACGAAAGTAGAAGCCCGTTGGAAGCTCGAAGACCTGTTTGCAGATCAAGCCGCATGGGATAAGGAGTTTGCCGCTGCCAAAAGCCTGATTGGCAAAATCAGCGCTTTTCAAGGCACATTGGCTGACCCGGCCCAGCTGAAAGCCTGCTTCGAGCAGGAGGATGAATTGTCGCTGCATGTGGAGCGTCTATACGTGTACGCCAATATGAAGCATCATGAGGATACGGCTGAGCCGACCTATCAGGCTTTGTCCGACAAATCCAAGAAGCTGAGCGTGGAAACAGGCGAAGCCCTCTCTTTCATTACACCAGAGGTGCTTTCCTTAAGTGATGAGGCGCTGGATCAATTGATCGCGAATCCGGAGCTGGCAGCGTTCCGTCATACGCTCGAAGAAATGCGCCGCCAGAAGGCCCATGTTCTCTCGAAAAATGAAGAGGCGCTGCTTGCGCAAGTGGGCAATATGAGCTCTGCTCCCGGCACGATTTTCAATCTGCTGAACAATGCCGATTTGAAGTTCCCGAAGGTCAAGGACGAGAACGGCGAAGAGGTTGAACTGACGCAGGGCCGTTACATTCAGTTTCTTGAGAGCAAAAACCGCGAGGTGCGCAAAGAAGCTTTCCAAGCGATGTACAATACATACGGAAAGCTCAAAAATACAATCGGTGCAACGCTGAATGCCAATGTAACGAAAAATATTTTTTACTCCCGTGCCCGCAAGCACGATTCCGTTCTCGCCATGTCGCTCTATGGAGATAACATCCCCGAGACGGTTTATACAAACTTGGTTGACACGATTCATAAGCATTTGCCGCTGATGCATCGCTATATGAACCTGCGCAAAAAGCTGCTCGGCGTTGACAAGCTTCATATGTATGATTTGTTCGCTCCGCTTGTAGAGGAATTCGATATGAACATTACGTATGAGGATGCGAAAAAAACGGTCAAAGAAAGCTTGAAGCCGCTCGGCGACGATTATTTGAACGTGCTGCAGCATGGCTTTGACGATGGCTGGATTGACGTGTATGAGAATGAAGGCAAGCGCAGCGGCGCTTACAGCTGGGGAGCGTTTGGCACACATCCTTACGTGCTGCTCAATCACAAGGACAACTTGAACAGCATGTTTACGCTGACGCATGAAATGGGCCACGCCCTGCATTCGTATTATTCCGACACGACCCAGAACTACCGTGATGCGCAATATACGATTTTCCTCGCGGAAGTGGCTTCCACGCTGAACGAAGCGCTGCTGATGGACTACTTGCTTGACAAGTCTACCGATCCGAAGGAAAAAATGTACCTGCTCACCTACTATGCGGATCAATTCCGGACCACGGTGTTCCGTCAAACGATGTTTGCCGAATTCGAGAAAATCATTCACGAAAGAAGCGAGCAAGGCGAATCGCTGACACCACAGGATTTGAGCAAAATCTACTACGACCTCAATGTTCAATATTATGGCGACGATATGGCCGTAGATGAAGATATTGCGATGGAATGGGCACGTATTCCCCATTTCTACAACAGCTTTTATGTGTACAAATACGCAACTGGCTTCTCGGCCGCAACGAGCTTCTCCAAGCAAATTTTGGAGGAAGGCGCGCCAGCAGTCGAGCGTTATCTCGGCTTCCTGAAGAGCGGCGGCAGCGACTTCTCAATCAACATTTTGAAAAAAGCGGGCGTCGACATGTCCTCGCCAGAGCCGATTGAGCAAGCGATGAGCGTATTTGAAAGTCTCATCGGCCAAATGGAAGAGCTGACAAAATAA
- a CDS encoding DUF92 domain-containing protein: MVGWIDEWWLRLLGGLVGSGLIAFVAYRFRSLSLSGALSAMAMGTGFVTWGEPVWFACLIAFFVTSTLWSKWKKHSRAKAKAEAGYEKTGRRDAGQVWANGGVGLLLCFGHALFPAAGDGWLLAYIGVMAAVNADTWATEIGALSKRPPRSVTSGKIVAPGTSGAVTRLGSLAALAGAACIGAIAAVMLAWFHPASAADLQAGTVGLTGGGLSLTSAIALIAAAAMAGFAGCFADSWLGATWQAMYRCASCGSETERRTHCGVPTERIRGFDFMNNDRVNMLSSLLAGVVGLTLGLWWL; encoded by the coding sequence ATGGTAGGCTGGATCGATGAATGGTGGCTCAGGCTGCTTGGCGGTCTTGTTGGAAGCGGCTTAATTGCTTTCGTCGCCTATCGTTTCCGCTCTCTTTCGTTATCGGGTGCTTTATCGGCAATGGCAATGGGCACGGGCTTTGTGACATGGGGCGAACCGGTATGGTTCGCCTGTCTTATTGCGTTTTTCGTTACCTCAACCCTATGGTCGAAATGGAAAAAGCACTCCCGAGCGAAAGCGAAGGCGGAAGCGGGATATGAAAAAACAGGACGTCGCGACGCTGGACAAGTGTGGGCGAATGGCGGAGTAGGTCTGCTGCTGTGCTTCGGCCATGCGCTGTTTCCAGCAGCTGGCGATGGCTGGCTACTCGCTTATATTGGAGTTATGGCGGCCGTAAATGCCGACACATGGGCGACGGAGATCGGTGCGCTGAGCAAGCGCCCACCTCGATCGGTGACGAGCGGCAAAATAGTTGCTCCCGGCACGAGCGGTGCTGTGACGCGGCTCGGCTCACTCGCGGCGCTCGCTGGAGCAGCCTGCATTGGCGCCATCGCCGCCGTTATGCTGGCCTGGTTTCATCCAGCGTCTGCAGCCGATCTGCAGGCTGGAACAGTGGGGCTTACAGGTGGCGGCCTTAGCCTTACATCAGCTATAGCTCTTATTGCTGCTGCGGCAATGGCTGGATTTGCCGGCTGCTTTGCCGACTCATGGCTTGGCGCCACTTGGCAGGCGATGTACCGCTGCGCAAGCTGCGGCAGCGAAACGGAGCGTCGTACGCACTGCGGCGTGCCGACCGAGCGGATACGCGGGTTTGATTTTATGAACAATGACCGGGTTAATATGCTGTCATCCTTGCTTGCAGGTGTAGTTGGCTTGACACTGGGCCTTTGGTGGCTTTAA
- a CDS encoding glycerophosphodiester phosphodiesterase family protein encodes MAEPRNVCVAHRGWSGRAPENTLAAVKLAMEEPDVFWIEIDVQLSKDHIPVVIHDYKLRRTTNGKGDVRNWTAAELGALDAGSWFSPLFKDEGVPTLDQVLALTAGRCNVNIELKTNGIRYPALEEQVLASVLRFGVENEVVLTSFYAGALNKLFKLAEGRIRTGLIIDGWRQTLPLELSQTGSTLLSIDYSRLNKERVKLLKEAGIQVMAWTINEERAIRKIAELDRELMICTNFPNRWRQAMAGLRDRTGEEREEW; translated from the coding sequence ATGGCTGAGCCAAGAAATGTATGCGTTGCCCACCGCGGGTGGTCAGGACGCGCACCGGAGAACACGCTTGCAGCGGTAAAGCTGGCGATGGAAGAGCCTGATGTGTTTTGGATTGAAATTGATGTGCAGCTATCGAAGGATCATATTCCGGTCGTTATTCATGATTATAAGCTAAGGCGTACAACGAATGGCAAAGGGGATGTCCGCAACTGGACGGCTGCCGAGCTTGGCGCGCTTGATGCGGGCAGCTGGTTTTCGCCCTTGTTCAAAGATGAGGGAGTACCGACACTTGATCAAGTGCTGGCATTAACAGCCGGGCGCTGCAATGTAAACATTGAGCTCAAGACGAATGGCATTCGCTATCCTGCGCTTGAGGAGCAAGTTCTTGCAAGCGTGCTCCGATTCGGCGTGGAAAATGAAGTAGTGCTGACCTCTTTCTATGCCGGAGCGCTGAATAAGCTGTTTAAGCTGGCGGAAGGACGTATTCGTACCGGCTTAATTATTGACGGCTGGCGTCAGACGCTGCCTCTGGAGCTGAGTCAGACGGGGTCGACCTTGCTTTCGATTGATTATTCGAGGCTGAATAAGGAGCGAGTGAAGCTGCTTAAGGAAGCTGGCATTCAGGTAATGGCCTGGACGATAAACGAGGAACGGGCTATTCGCAAAATCGCGGAGCTGGACCGGGAGCTAATGATTTGCACGAATTTCCCGAATCGCTGGCGTCAGGCAATGGCAGGACTGAGAGATAGAACTGGAGAGGAGCGAGAAGAATGGTAG
- a CDS encoding CapA family protein: protein MNRSRTESRQQQKIRRKRRLRRLIIFNGFMLGLIAVVIGLWLNTQNWFDAGSLFNRENKPQAADAASAGMSDGQKPQNAETDTGSSSPSPSDEAAATKEPAPTADEANGAGEPAATPEKQPEEVGNEAVDGTGGNDVSGEQPSFQAGDEDTVKLSFVGDILLAASVGDMMKLNGYDYPYKQSLLYLSEPDIMAANLEYPVTDSGVPALDKTYVFKGSPEALPAFRDAGFDIVSLANNHTLDQGVEGLFNTMKHLDETGISHMGAGKNDTDAFAPVIKDVRGIKVAYIGLSRVVPEVSWKADKNVAGVAETYDTTRAKAAIKKAKEQADLVVVMVHWGEERKDTPLQYQRDFAREYIDSGADLIIGSHPHVLQGFETYKGKWIAYSLGNFIFSAYPKGPTAETGVLDAICTKKGNCDLKFYPMSSDKAQPVLMEPENAAALLKRLTSLSFGVKLREDGALVSK, encoded by the coding sequence ATGAATAGATCTAGAACAGAATCGCGACAGCAGCAAAAAATCAGGCGTAAAAGAAGACTAAGACGCCTCATCATTTTCAACGGCTTTATGTTAGGTCTTATTGCAGTCGTTATTGGCTTATGGCTTAATACGCAAAACTGGTTTGATGCTGGGTCCTTATTTAATAGGGAAAATAAGCCTCAGGCAGCCGATGCCGCTTCCGCGGGCATGAGCGATGGTCAGAAGCCGCAAAACGCGGAAACGGACACAGGTAGCAGCTCGCCTTCTCCATCTGATGAAGCGGCAGCAACGAAGGAACCTGCTCCTACAGCCGATGAGGCTAACGGCGCAGGCGAGCCAGCGGCAACCCCGGAGAAGCAGCCGGAAGAGGTTGGCAATGAAGCGGTCGATGGCACAGGTGGCAATGACGTTTCTGGCGAGCAGCCGTCGTTTCAGGCTGGGGACGAGGATACGGTGAAGCTGAGCTTTGTTGGCGATATTTTGCTGGCAGCTTCGGTTGGCGACATGATGAAGCTGAATGGGTACGACTATCCATATAAGCAATCGCTGCTTTATTTGAGCGAGCCGGATATTATGGCCGCTAATTTGGAGTATCCGGTGACGGATAGCGGTGTTCCGGCGCTAGATAAGACGTATGTGTTCAAAGGTTCTCCAGAAGCGCTTCCTGCTTTTCGGGATGCCGGCTTTGATATCGTTAGCTTGGCGAACAACCATACGCTTGACCAAGGCGTCGAAGGTTTATTTAATACGATGAAGCATCTCGATGAGACGGGCATTTCCCATATGGGAGCCGGCAAAAATGATACGGATGCGTTTGCGCCTGTCATTAAAGACGTGCGCGGCATTAAAGTAGCCTACATTGGACTGAGCAGAGTTGTACCGGAAGTATCGTGGAAAGCAGACAAAAATGTTGCAGGCGTAGCGGAAACCTACGATACGACGAGAGCGAAGGCAGCAATTAAGAAAGCGAAGGAGCAGGCCGATCTGGTTGTCGTGATGGTTCACTGGGGAGAAGAGCGCAAAGATACGCCGCTGCAATATCAGCGGGATTTTGCACGTGAATACATAGATTCGGGAGCCGATCTCATTATCGGCAGCCATCCGCATGTGCTGCAAGGTTTTGAGACGTATAAAGGCAAGTGGATTGCATACAGTTTAGGGAACTTTATTTTTAGCGCTTACCCGAAGGGGCCGACTGCAGAGACAGGTGTGCTGGATGCGATTTGCACGAAAAAAGGGAACTGTGACCTGAAGTTTTACCCGATGTCCTCGGACAAAGCGCAGCCAGTGCTCATGGAACCTGAAAATGCGGCAGCGCTGCTTAAGCGCCTGACGAGCCTGTCCTTTGGCGTGAAGCTCCGTGAGGATGGCGCTCTCGTCTCTAAATAA
- the hemG gene encoding protoporphyrinogen oxidase: MRRIGEADRIVIIGGGISGLSSAFYLQREAERQGKAIHITLVDSAEVLGGKINTLQRDGFVIERGPDSFLSRKLAIIELAKELGIESELTGTNPKGKQSYILFKNKLHAMPQGLVLGIPTEIMPFARTGLLSWGGKLRALLDFIKPSRSDAGDESLGGFLGRRLGTQVVQRIAEPLLAGIYAGDLNKLSIQATFPQFAAAERKHGSLIRGMRSNKKLAKAPDMSMLPEGARSSVFLTFKGGLSTLVDALDRALPSMERKLGQAVTAIHDKAAGDEAAAGFTGMTAGEQSGSRYTIELANGEQLPADKVIVTAPAFQAAELLEPLVDCAELRAVDYVSVANVVMAFDKASLGITFKGSGFVIPRSEGLRITACTWTSTKWLHTSPGDKVLLRCYVGRAGDQITPFLPDDQLMAAVREDVKKTMNITAAPLFTEITRLPRSMPQYPVGHLSHTKRLRKRLAQQVPGIHITGAAFDGVGLPDCIRQGKEIAAAALSSS, from the coding sequence ATGCGGAGAATCGGAGAAGCTGATCGAATTGTCATTATTGGCGGGGGGATCAGCGGGCTGAGCTCCGCTTTTTATTTGCAGCGGGAAGCGGAGCGGCAAGGTAAAGCGATTCATATTACGCTTGTCGATAGCGCCGAGGTATTGGGCGGCAAAATTAATACGCTGCAGCGTGACGGCTTCGTCATCGAACGCGGCCCTGATTCTTTTCTTAGCCGCAAGCTGGCGATTATAGAGCTGGCTAAAGAGCTCGGCATAGAGTCCGAGCTGACGGGTACGAACCCAAAGGGCAAGCAATCCTATATTTTGTTCAAAAATAAGCTTCATGCGATGCCGCAGGGACTCGTGCTCGGCATTCCGACGGAAATTATGCCTTTCGCCCGGACGGGCTTGCTTTCTTGGGGCGGCAAGCTGCGGGCGCTGCTTGACTTCATCAAGCCTTCGCGGAGTGATGCTGGCGACGAATCGCTGGGAGGCTTCCTTGGCCGGCGGCTGGGGACTCAGGTTGTGCAGCGCATTGCAGAGCCGCTGCTGGCGGGCATTTACGCTGGCGACCTTAACAAGCTGAGCATTCAAGCGACGTTCCCACAGTTCGCAGCTGCAGAGCGCAAGCATGGCAGCTTGATTCGCGGGATGCGCAGCAACAAAAAGCTCGCTAAGGCTCCCGATATGAGCATGCTGCCGGAAGGGGCAAGAAGCAGCGTGTTTCTTACATTTAAAGGCGGGCTGTCTACTTTGGTAGATGCGCTTGACCGAGCTTTACCGAGCATGGAGCGTAAGTTAGGCCAGGCGGTGACTGCGATTCATGATAAAGCTGCGGGCGATGAAGCAGCAGCAGGTTTTACTGGCATGACGGCTGGAGAACAGTCTGGGTCCCGTTATACGATTGAGCTGGCAAACGGGGAGCAGCTGCCTGCCGACAAAGTCATTGTGACTGCACCAGCTTTTCAGGCAGCGGAGCTGCTGGAGCCGCTGGTCGATTGCGCGGAGCTGCGGGCAGTTGATTATGTATCGGTCGCAAACGTCGTAATGGCATTTGACAAGGCGAGCTTGGGTATAACCTTCAAAGGTTCGGGGTTTGTTATTCCGCGTTCGGAAGGCTTGCGAATTACGGCATGCACATGGACCTCGACGAAATGGCTGCATACAAGTCCGGGAGACAAAGTGCTGCTTCGTTGTTATGTAGGCAGGGCAGGCGATCAAATCACGCCTTTTTTGCCGGATGATCAGCTAATGGCTGCCGTAAGAGAAGATGTGAAGAAGACGATGAATATTACCGCGGCGCCTTTATTTACGGAAATTACACGGCTGCCGCGCTCTATGCCGCAATATCCGGTTGGCCATTTGTCCCATACGAAGCGTCTGCGCAAGCGTTTGGCCCAGCAGGTGCCAGGCATTCATATTACAGGAGCGGCTTTCGACGGCGTAGGTTTGCCGGACTGTATTCGGCAGGGCAAGGAAATTGCGGCTGCTGCGCTCTCCTCTTCCTAG